The proteins below come from a single Vanessa atalanta chromosome 21, ilVanAtal1.2, whole genome shotgun sequence genomic window:
- the LOC125072466 gene encoding mucin-2-like isoform X16: protein MHIATLIALVQLSLATAVSDVGTLTAAELNLELAGDGLSPFFEDSSGETGVNFVRGSRAADSPLSPDIDVQCSADYIQVTVEFSDIYDGIIYSKGFLNDPKCKYVSSGGSQSRYSFRVPLNGCGSRPLCNACGTIDNVLVFQGDELVQGSYDFARKVSCAGTALEVSTGVKKEQSHVLKLKPFMVDMLDVVAVQGPAGGVECWMDIQKGVFPQTTPLENSIKIGEYLTILIYLKDIRNQFNLKIHDCWAYDNEDYDSSKTNKIQLTDKDGCPKKKKFIDSWQKSTNTGKSGATLIAYSKISAFRFPETDQVYLTCNVELCTSNCDASCNGIIKEITTVIPDTKCYPGSTDPLCSRPTTTAQPNCFSGNNDPRCPKLITPPPPNCFPGNNDPRCPKPTTTAPPRCFPGSNDPRCPKPTIATPNCYPGNTDPRCPRPTTPEAPRCFPGSTDPRCPKPTSPAPPRCFPGSTDPRCPSPSTTLPPKPLCYPGSPDPTCPQTPKPTSLTPPTYLPPSTEIPKCYPGSTDARCPKPTTPASPNCFPGNSDPRCPKPTTPAPPNCYPGNTDPRCPRPTTPEAPRCFPGSTDSRCPKPTTQVPPKCFPGSSDPRCPKPTKQAPPNCFPGNTDPRCPKPTTPEAPRCFPGSTDTRCPKPTTPAPPNCYPGNTDSRCPRPSTPEAPKCFPGNTDPRCPKPTTPEAPRCYPGSTDTRCPKPTTPAPPRCFPGSSDPRCPKPTTPAPPNCYPGNTDSRCPKPTTPEAPRCFPGSTDARCPQPTTPAPPRCFPGSTDPRCPKPTTPAPPNCYPGNTDPRCPKPTTPESPRCFPGSTDARCPQPTTPSPPRCFPGSSDPRCPKPTTPAPPNCYPGNTDTRCPKPTTPEAPRCFPGSTDARCPKPTTPAPPRCFPGSSDPRCPKPTTPAPPNCYPGNTDPRCPKPTTPTAPRCYPGSTDPRCPKPTTPSPTKPVCYPGSPDPKCPQPPRPTTLTPPTYLPPSTEIPKCYPGSTDARCPKPTTPAPPRCFPGSNDPRCPKPTTPEAPRCFPGSSDPRCPKPTTPAPPNCYPGNTDPRCPKPTTPEAPRCFPGSTDARCPKPTTPAPPRCFPGSSDPRCPKPTTPAPPNCYPGNTDPRCPKPTTPEAPRCFPGSTDARCPKPTTPAPPRCFPGSSDPRCPKPTTPAPPNCYPGNTDPRCPKPTTPEAPRCFPGSTDARCPKPTTPAPPRCFPGSSDPRCPKPTTPAPPNCYPGNTDPRCPKPTTPEAPRCFPGSTDARCPKPTTPAPPRCFPGSNDPRCPKPTTPEAPRCFPGSSDPRCPKPTTPAPPNCYPGNTDPRCPKPTTPEAPRCFPGSTDARCPKPTTPAPPRCFPGSSDPRCPKPTTPAPPNCYPGNTDPRCPKPTTPEAPRCFPGSTDARCPQPTTPAPPRCFPGSSDPRCPKPTTPAPPNCYPGNTDPRCPKPTTPAAPRCYPGSTDPRCPKPTTPPPTKPVCYPGSPDPKCPQPPRPTTLTPPTYLPPSTEIPKCYPGSTDARCPKPTTPAPPRCFPGSSDPRCPKPTTPAPPNCYPGNTDSRCPKPTTPEAPRCFPGSTDARCPKPTTPAPPRCFPGSNDPRCPRPTTPEPPRCFPGSSDPRCPKPTTPAPPNCYPGNTDPRCPKPTTPEAPRCFPGSTDARCPKPTTPAPPRCFPGSSDPRCPKPTTPAPPNCYPGNTDPRCPKPTTPEAPRCFPGSTDARCPKPTTPAPPRCFPGSNDPRCPKPTTPEAPRCFPGSSDPRCPKPTTPAPPNCYPGNTDPRCPKPTTPEAPRCFPGSTDARCPQPTTPAPPRCFPGSSDPRCPKPTTPASPNCYPGNTDPRCPKPTTPAAPSCYPGSTDPRCPKPTTPSPTKPVCYPGSPDPKCPQPPRPTTLTPPTYLPPSTEIPKCYPGSTDARCPQPTTPSPPKCFPGSDDPRCPKPTTPQAPRCYPGSSDPRCPKPTTPEAPRCYPGSSDPRCPKPTTPEAPRCYPGSSDPRCPKPTTPEAPRCFPGSTDARCPKPTTPAPPRCYPGSSDPRCPKPTTPEAPRCYPGSTDPRCPQPTKKPSTPSSCYPGSKDPKCPQPFAPSSTNPPSTYLPPFPLENEVKSPRVNRLAIKSFDYYDSQAEIDNFDSSRTKPKTRNVRDVSNSLYDEFPISLEYSAIVGSVMFVILSLGVTLFIYKNKASLKRKENVAITNTHPC from the exons ATGCACATAGCGACACTGATTGCACTCGTGCAG CTGTCGCTCGCTACAGCTGTTTCAGATGTCGGAACGCTCACCGCAGCCGAGCTGAACCTTGAGCTGGCTGGAGATGGTTTATCACCATTTTTCGAAGATTCAAGTGGTGAAACCGGAGTCAATTTCGTGAGGGGTTCAAGAGCTGCAGATTCACCGCTGTCACCAGATATTGACGTACAATGTTCAGCAGATTATATTCAAGTCACGGTTGAATTCTCTGACATATACGATGGAATAATTTACAGCAAGGGCTTCCTGAATGATCCCAAATGCAA ATACGTATCTTCCGGAGGCAGCCAATCTCGGTACTCTTTCCGAGTGCCATTGAATGGCTGTGGAAGCCGACCACTTTGCAATGCTTGCGGCACCATCGACAACGTCCTCGTGTTCCAAGGAGACGAATTAGTGCAAGGATCTTATGATTTCGCTAGAAAG GTATCATGTGCTGGAACTGCTCTAGAAGTTTCGACTGGTGTCAAAAAGGAACAATCACATGTTCTAAAGCTAAAGCCTTTTATGGTTGACATGCTCGATGTAGTGGCAGTACAAGGACCGGCCGGTGGTGTAGAATGCTGGATGGATATTCAGAAAGGAGTTTTCCCTCaa acaaCTCCGTTGGAAAATTCGATTAAAATCGGCGAATATCTCACCATccttatttatttgaaagatatcagaaatcaatttaatcttaaaattcaCGATTGTTGGGCTTATGATAATGAAGATTATGATAGTTCGAAGAcgaataaaattcaattgacTGACAAAGATGGTTGCCCCAA gaAAAAGAAATTCATCGACTCATGGCAAAAATCTACAAATACTGGAAAATCTGGTGCAACATTGATTGCTTACAGCAAAATAAGTGCTTTCCGTTTTCCGGAAACTGATCAAGTCTATCTGACTTGTAATGTTGAG ctATGCACAAGCAACTGTGATGCAAGCTGTAATGGAATTATAAAGGAAATAACAACTGTTATACCAGACACGAAATGTTATCCCGGATCTACTGATCCTCTTTGTTCAAGACCAACAACTACTGCACAGCCAAACTGTTTCTCTGGCAACAATGACCCACGTTGCCCTAAGCTGATAACACCTCCACCACCTAACTGCTTCCCAGGCAACAATGACCCACGTTGCCCAAAACCAACAACAACTGCTCCTCCAAGATGCTTCCCTGGCAGCAACGATCCCCGTTGTCCTAAACCAACTATAGCTACACCTAATTGTTACCCCGGTAATACAGATCCTCGTTGCCCAAGGCCTACTACACCTGAGGCACCAAGGTGCTTCCCTGGCAGTACAGACCCGCGTTGCCCGAAACCAACATCGCCTGCACCACCCAGATGCTTCCCAGGAAGTACTGATCCACGTTGCCCAAGTCCTTCAACTACTTTACCTCCAAAACCATTATGTTATCCTGGATCACCAGATCCAACATGCCCACAAACCCCTAAGCCAACATCTCTCACACCACCTACTTATTTACCTCCATCCACGGAAATACCGAAATGCTATCCGGGCTCGACAGACGCTCGTTGTCCAAAACCCACAACTCCCGCTTCCCCAAATTGCTTCCCTGGTAACAGTGATCCCCGATGTCCGAAGCCAACAACACCAGCACCACCTAACTGCTACCCTGGAAATACTGACCCACGTTGCCCAAGGCCTACGACACCTGAGGCACCGAGATGTTTTCCTGGTAGCACAGATTCACGATGTCCTAAGCCGACAACTCAAGTTCCACCAAAATGCTTCCCTGGCAGTAGTGATCCCCGTTGTCCCAAACCAACTAAACAAGCACCACCGAACTGCTTCCCAGGCAACACAGATCCACGTTGCCCTAAACCCACAACACCTGAAGCACCGAGATGTTTTCCTGGAAGTACAGACACTCGTTGTCCTAAACCAACAACTCCTGCACCTCCGAACTGCTACCCCGGTAATACAGACTCACGTTGCCCAAGGCCTTCAACGCCTGAGGCACCAAAGTGTTTCCCTG GAAACACAGATCCACGTTGCCCTAAACCTACAACACCTGAAGCACCGAGATGTTACCCTGGAAGTACAGACACTCGTTGTCCTAAACCAACAACTCCTGCTCCTCCGAG ATGTTTCCCCGGTAGCAGTGATCCTCGATGCCCTAAGCCTACAACACCAGCACCACCTAACTGCTACCCAGGAAATACTGATTCACGCTGCCCTAAGCCTACAACACCTGAAGCACCGAGATGTTTCCCTGGAAGCACAGACGCTCGTTGTCCTCAACCAACAACTCCAGCACCTCCAAGATGCTTCCCTGGTAGCACCGATCCTAG ATGCCCTAAGCCAACAACACCTGC ACCACCTAACTGCTATCCTGGAAACACAGATCCCCGTTGCCCTAAGCCCACAACACCTGAATCACCGAGATGTTTTCCCGGAAGTACAGACGCTCGTTGTCCTCAACCAACAACTCCATCACCTCCAAGATGCTTCCCTGGTAGCAGCGATCCTAGGTGCCCCAAGCCAACAACACCTGCACCACCTAACTGCTATCCTGGAAACACAGATACACGTTGTCCTAAGCCCACCACACCTGAAGCACCGAGATGTTTCCCTGGAAGTACAGACGCTCGTTGTCCTAAACCAACGACTCCAGCACCTCCAAGATGCTTCCCTGGGAGCAGCGATCCTAGATGCCCTAAGCCAACAACACCTGCACCACCTAACTGCTATCCTGGAAACACAGATCCACGCTGCCCAAAACCTACAACACCTACTGCACCAAGGTGCTATCCTGGCAGTACTGATCCACGTTGTCCAAAACCTACAACTCCTTCACCTACCAAACCAGTCTGTTATCCTGGGTCACCCGACCCGAAGTGCCCACAGCCTCCTAGGCCTACTACTCTAACACCACCTACTTACTTGCCCCCATCCACAGAAATACCTAAATGCTATCCGGGCTCCACAGACGCTCGTTGTCCAAAACCAACAACTCCTGCACCTCCAAGATGCTTCCCTGGTAGTAATGATCCTCGCTGCCCTAAACCTACGACACCCGAAGCTCCAAGATGTTTCCCTGGTAGCAGCGATCCTCGATGCCCTAAGCCAACAACACCAGCACCACCTAACTGCTACCCAGGAAACACAGATCCACGTTGCCCTAAACCCACAACACCTGAAGCGCCAAGATGTTTCCCTGGAAGCACAGATGCTCGTTGTCCTAAACCGACAACTCCTGCACCTCCGAGATGCTTCCCTGGTAGCAGTGATCCTAGATGCCCTAAGCCAACAACACCTGCACCACCTAACTGCTATCCTGGAAACACAGATCCCCGTTGCCCTAAGCCCACAACACCTGAAGCACCGAGATGTTTCCCTGGAAGTACAGATGCTCGTTGTCCTAAACCAACAACTCCCGCACCTCCGAGATGCTTCCCTG GTAGCAGCGATCCTCGATGCCCTAAGCCAACAACACCGGCACCACCTAACTGCTATCCAGGAAACACAGATCCACGTTGCCCTAAACCCACAACACCTGAAGCTCCAAGATGTTTCCCTGGAAGCACAGATGCTCGTTGTCCTAAACCGACAACTCCTGCACCTCCGAGATGCTTCCCTGGTAGCAGTGATCCTAGATGCCCTAAGCCAACAACACCTGCACCACCTAACTGCTATCCTGGAAACACAGATCCCCGTTGCCCTAAGCCCACAACACCTGAAGCACCGAGATGTTTCCCTGGAAGTACAGATGCTCGTTGTCCTAAACCAACAACTCCCGCACCTCCGAGATGCTTCCCTGGTAGTAATGATCCTCGCTGCCCTAAACCTACGACACCTGAAGCTCCAAGATGTTTCCCTGGTAGCAGCGATCCTCGATGCCCTAAGCCAACAACACCGGCACCACCTAACTGCTATCCAGGAAACACAGATCCACGTTGCCCTAAACCCACAACACCTGAAGCTCCAAGATGTTTCCCTGGAAGCACAGACGCTCGTTGTCCTAAGCCGACAACTCCTGCACCTCCAAGATGCTTCCCTGGTAGCAGTGATCCTAGATGCCCTAAGCCAACAACACCTGCACCACCTAATTGCTATCCAGGAAACACAGATCCCCGTTGCCCTAAACCCACAACACCTGAAGCTCCGAGATGTTTCCCTGGAAGCACAGACGCTCGTTGTCCTCAACCAACGACTCCTGCACCTCCAAGATGCTTCCCTGGGAGCAGCGATCCTAGATGCCCTAAGCCAACAACACCTGCACCACCTAACTGCTATCCTGGAAACACAGATCCACGCTGCCCCAAACCTACAACACCTGCTGCACCAAGGTGCTATCCTGGCAGTACTGATCCACGTTGTCCAAAACCTACAACTCCTCCACCTACCAAACCAGTCTGTTATCCTGGGTCACCCGACCCGAAGTGCCCACAGCCTCCTAGGCCTACTACTCTAACACCACCTACTTACTTGCCCCCATCCACAGAAATACCTAAATGCTATCCGGGCTCGACAGACGCTCGTTGTCCTAAACCAACAACTCCTGCTCCTCCGAGATGTTTCCCTGGTAGCAGTGATCCTCGATGCCCTAAGCCTACAACACCAGCACCACCTAACTGCTACCCAGGAAATACTGATTCACGCTGCCCTAAGCCCACAACGCCTGAAGCACCGAGATGTTTCCCTGGAAGTACAGATGCTCGTTGTCCAAAACCAACAACTCCTGCACCTCCAAGATGCTTCCCTGGTAGTAATGATCCTCGCTGCCCTAGACCTACGACACCCGAACCTCCAAGATGTTTCCCTGGTAGCAGCGATCCTCGATGCCCTAAGCCAACAACACCAGCACCACCTAACTGCTACCCAGGAAACACAGATCCACGTTGCCCTAAACCCACAACACCTGAAGCGCCAAGATGTTTCCCTGGAAGCACAGATGCTCGTTGTCCTAAACCGACAACTCCTGCACCTCCGAGATGCTTCCCTGGTAGCAGTGATCCTAGATGCCCTAAGCCAACAACACCTGCACCACCTAACTGCTATCCTGGAAACACAGATCCCCGTTGCCCTAAGCCCACAACACCTGAAGCACCGAGATGTTTCCCTGGAAGTACAGATGCTCGTTGTCCTAAACCAACAACTCCCGCACCTCCGAGATGCTTCCCTGGTAGTAATGATCCTCGCTGCCCTAAACCTACGACACCTGAAGCTCCAAGATGTTTCCCTGGTAGCAGCGATCCTCGATGCCCTAAGCCAACAACACCAGCACCACCTAACTGCTACCCAGGGAACACAGATCCACGTTGCCCTAAACCCACAACACCTGAAGCGCCAAGATGTTTCCCTGGAAGCACAGACGCTCGTTGTCCTCAACCAACAACTCCAGCACCTCCAAGATGCTTCCCTGGTAGCAGCGATCCTAGATGCCCTAAGCCAACAACACCAGCATCACCTAACTGCTATCCTGGAAACACAGATCCACGCTGCCCCAAACCTACAACACCTGCTGCACCAAGCTGCTATCCTGGCAGTACTGATCCGCGTTGTCCAAAACCTACAACTCCTTCACCTACGAAACCAGTCTGTTATCCTGGGTCACCCGACCCAAAGTGCCCACAGCCTCCTAGGCCTACTACTCTAACACCACCTACTTACTTGCCCCCATCCACAGAAATACCTAAATGCTATCCGGGCTCGACAGATGCTCGTTGTCCTCAACCAACAACTCCTTCTCCTCCAAAATGCTTCCCCGGTAGTGATGACCCCCGCTGCCCTAAGCCTACTACACCTCAAGCTCCCAGATGTTACCCTGGCAGTAGTGACCCTCGCTGCCCTAAGCCTACTACACCTGAAGCTCCCAGATGTTACCCCGGTAGTAGTGACCCTCGCTGCCCTAAGCCTACTACACCTGAAGCTCCCAGATGTTACCCCGGTAGTAGTGATCCTCGCTGCCCTAAACCTACGACACCTGAAGCGCCGAGATGTTTCCCTGGTAGTACAGACGCTCGTTGTCCTAAACCAACAACTCCTGCTCCTCCGAGATGTTACCCCGGAAGTAGTGACCCTCGCTGCCCTAAACCCACCACACCTGAAGCTCCAAGATGCTACCCCGGTAGCACTGATCCTCGCTGTCCTCAACCAACTAAAAAGCCCTCAACACCAAGTTCATGTTATCCTGGTTCTAAAGACCCCAAATGTCCGCAACCATTCGCACCTAGTAGTACAAACCCACCTTCGACTTACTTGCCACCATTTCCTCTAGAAAATGAAGTAAAATCTCCGCGCGTGAATAGATTAGCTATAAAAAGCTTCGATTATTACGATTCACAGGCTGAAATAG ATAACTTTGATTCCTCACGAACGAAACCAAAAACAAGAAACGTTAGGGACGTAAGCAATTCCTTATACGACGAGTTTCCGATATCCTTAGAGTACTCAGCAATTGTAGGGTCTGtcatgtttgtaattttatcattaggtgtaactctttttatatataaaaacaaggcGAGCCTTAAACGAAAAGAAAATGTAGCAATTACAAATACTCATCCTTGCTAA